The Musa acuminata AAA Group cultivar baxijiao chromosome BXJ2-2, Cavendish_Baxijiao_AAA, whole genome shotgun sequence genome contains the following window.
CTGCGTGCTCTTCCTGCAGTTCTCGAATGGCCATGGCATGGGTTTCCACTGCCACCGTCACTTCTTGTGCACGCTTCCGGTCGTGGTCCATTGCACCTGATCCAGGTCGATTTTAGGCGATCCAGCAGTAAACAGATGATTGCAAGAGGAAGCAGGAACAGTACCTTCACAGTACTGAATGATGTCTGCGCTGCTCTTTGCAGCAGCATCAGCCGCTGCATCTCGTGCTGAAGCCACATCAACATCGTGTTGTTCATTAACGTCAATGGCAGTCCTGCCATCAATTCCTCGTTTGTGAGACAACGATATATACAAACTTATCAAGTAAAAATGAAAAGTTTACCTTATGTGGACATCCATTTCAGCAGCATGTTTGCTGCTTAGTTCGTTGACAGATGCATGTGTCTTCTTCCACTGCTGTGAAGCTACATCAACGATGCTTACGCTGAAAAGTTGTGTACAAATGGTGAGTATTAGAAATGAAAAATCTATGCGAGATTTAGTGGTTCACAATAAAGAGCAGGCGCTTGGAGCCAACCATTGCTGTAGCTCAAGCTCCATACGACAATGTTTTGCTGCAGAAAAGTTGGATCCATCCGTAAAATCATGTTCTGCTTGTTTGTAGAACTCTTCCCACTTCCTCTTGACATCACTGTTGACGACATCCAACATTGATGTTAGCTTTTCTGCGGTTTCCTTGTTCTCTAAAGCAGCTTCTTCCAAAGTGGCAAGTCTCACATCCACCTGAACCATAAATCATTCGCAGGTTATGCTTGAAAGAAAACAACAGAATGTATATCAGTGTGACATTAGGACAAACCAAATCTTTTTGGCGACGCATATGACTAGACACTAAATTAGTTATCTCTGATAAAAGCTTGTCCTGTTCAACCTTGGATTGCTCCTGTTTGTAACAATTTCAATTAGACCATTGAAAAATGTATTAAACCTACATAACTATATTTGATCGTTCCAAAAAAATTAGACCTCATAAGCCTTTTGAAATTCACCAATGCACTTTGCATGAGCTTCATGAACACGACTTGAGTGGGCATGaagcttttttttctcttctccaaACTTCTCAAGTAGCTCATGAATGAATTGAGAGAATTCTTTCACACGGATTAAACTAGTATTGAATCTCTGCAATAAATGAGAATCAGCTTAACTACACATTCAATTAGATGAGTAAACATACACTTTGACAGTATGATTGAAAGTTTTGTAGGACAAGTAACCAACAGACCTCACGAAGTTCATGGGTAAAATGTGCAATCTCTCCACGATGTTCTGACAATTTTTTTTCCAAGTCACAGAAAATTTGATCTGCTTCACCCTCACCAAGAGCTAGCAACTGATCTCACAAGTAAACAACCCATGTGGATGGTAAACTAAGTGAAGCATAAAAGAAGCTGAAGATGTGATATAAAACTAATGCGATCTATCTACTCACTTGATCAAAAGAGCAGCAGTTGGCAGAAATCATAGATGACATCTCTTCTAGGCCAGCAGTGCTACCTGCTTTATGCAGACGCACAACATTCTGCACAGCTTCTATATGCGATAAAAACAATGATTTTGAAGCAAGTACTTTCTTCCTCAGTTCTAGTGCTGCCTAAATCATGAACATTCAATTAGAGCATAATTTGATAAAAATCCATATTAACTAACGAGTCAAAAACCATTTGATTAAACATGCCTCCCAAGATAGCTaccttatcatgaaaatcgaggcAAGATTGACATAGCTTCTCAACAGTCTGAAGATACTCATTTTGTTGTTTTGTGGATAAAGTAATGGTATTGCAAAGTACTCCAATTTTTCCTGCCAGCTCAGCTTGAAAATTGTTCACAACAGACCTATTGGTAGCATTCAGTTTGTCTTCTCTAGCTGCAATAATATATTTCAGCAGAAAAAATACTGTCATATAGCAACCTTACCACCACAGATCAAAAACAACAAATATCATTAAACTTTACCTATTTTAGAATACAGTGAGGCATTATCCTGAACAGATTTTTCCAAATCAGATCTAAGGACAGAAGCTTGATGTGCCAGTGCATTTTCTGTTTTAGATGTGTTGGATATTAGCATATTGTGATAGTTTTCACAGAAAAGGAGATTCAAAGTCATTAAGGACCTGCTTTCCTCTGCTGTAATATAATATAATCTTTCTCCGTAAGAGCATATTTTGTTTGCTTGAGTTCTTCAGTTGCACTAGCTAGTAATTTGCTTGTGTGCTCCAATTGTTTCTGCATATAGTAACAGTGAATGGATAAAGGAAATTCAAAGAAAAGCACAAAAAGATTTGTTGTGCACCTCTGTGGCAAGGAGCTTCTGATTCGACTCAACAGAGTGCTCAAGCTCAGCATCATACTTTCCTTGCAGATCATCAAGTCGCTGCCAATAAGAATGGCATGTTATGAAGTAGATACTAAATCAGAAAGTATGCAAGCCTTATGTAAATTACTAAGTTCAGTAGAACCATCAATCTTCCTCACCTTTTGACCAGTTTCTATCACAACACTCATCTGTTCGATTTGTTCTGCCATTGCCTTCATGAAACAAAAGGAATAGGAACCCAGTAAATATTTGTTGCATAATATCAACAGAAATTTTGAACAGTATGAAAGTGTCGGCCTCACAAACTATGGATAAATTGAGAGTACAATCATAAACATAGtgaattccaaaatttcaaaTTGTAGCCTACCCATGCCCAAATATGTTGTCTAAATGGAACTGCAAAATGCAAAATATTGATTATAGTTCTTTCACTTAAAGAGGTATATTATCAAAAATGAACAAAGGTATAAAAGAGACAAGATGCTCCATAAATACAAGTCAAAATTTGCATACATCACAGAAAATGTAACAAAACTTGTACCTTTCTTTCACTCTCCTCCTGGtagtatctttcttttggtatatAAACTCCAACTTTTTCACGAGCAGCATATACCTCTAAAACAAGAACTTCATTAGTTTAGCTATCCGAAAAATAAGACATTGAGTTGTTCAGAAATTTATGGGTATTTTTACCAGCTTTAAGTCGATCAATTTCCCCATAGAGGTCTTTTATCAGAGttgatttcatcaatttttgGTTTACCTGCAATTAATTAAAAGCTTCATAAGAATCTGAGTAGGTTTAAGACATACTATAATCCCTCATCAATAAtctcaacaataaaaaaaaaattcacaaacCATATCAGCATTTATATACTGTCAAAGTATACATATTTGACATAGTCTTTATGCTTTTAAATTGATTTAGGTGTTAGGAATTAGGTACTCGCTAGAATATTTTCATATAAAAGCTTATTATGATCAAGCCCAACATATAATGTtgtctaaaattaaatttgaaattaaattttaaagaaggaaaaaaggaacAATTATTTGCATGAGCTATTCAATTGTATTGTGCTTAATATCATTTACATTTGCTGTTCTGAAACAATCAGTCTTTTGACAAGTACAATCAACAAAACCTCACTAAATAACACAAGAAAGTAACAAAGAGATAGCTAGAAGTAACTTTTTGCTGAAGTAGCAAAAAAAAGGTAACACTACCAGAACAGACAAATAACTGTCACAAGTTTCTTCCAAATGAATATAGTTTTCCATAAACAAGACAAAATTTCCTAGCTAAAAGATATTCAACAACTTAAGATTAGTACTGTAAACATCTAGAAGATATATAGCTATAGAAATGATTTTTAGTTTACTATCAGGCATACAGCAAATCAAGTGTAAATCAAAGTTTGTGGCTTTTGTCCAGTACATGTGGTTTCAAAAGTTCGCATGATGAAAGTGATGTAAGTCATATATGTCTATACAAATAATCTATGGCTCAAATATCAATGAGTGAAACAGGAAAAGACGGAGGAATGAACCTTAGATTTGCAAGATAACTAATTCTGAATAAAAAGACAGAAAGATGATAATACATCAAATATCACCAGGATGTAGGAAAATATGAATAGTACATCACCTCAGGCCTGTTCTTTATGTTCTTTGCCCTGTGAGCATAATCCAAGGTACTGAGTGTTTCTTCAAGGCAGTGTACAGATGGTGAAACTGTTGCTATTATGCATGTCTTAGTCCTCCCACCCAATGAGTCACGAAGCAACCTTGTAAGTTTGCTGTCCCTGAACATCCAAAATGCAACTTAGTCAAACAAgcaaaacaaataaaaggaaaagaatccAAAGATTCAAAGATGTATAGGACTGGTTCCAAGTGCAAACCTGTAGGGAATATGTCCAAGATGTTCAACTAGTGCAGTAATAACACGGCCTAGAGTAAGTAAGCTTTTGTTAATCTCACCAGCTTCTCTTGCACGACCCTTTTCTCAAGGAAAGAAAAATAGTAAGAACAGTATAAGGAAAAGCTTACAATTGAATAATTCAATGGAAAAGAACACAAACAAATATAAGAAACTGCCAACTGATCGTTACACATCACATCATTCTTCCAtaagaaacaaagaagaaaacTATACATCTCTAGCTCCCGAACGAGAAATGTTCTCAGATCCAGCTAGGTCCACTAGATTCAGTTTGCCGCATTTGATTAGCTCTTCACCTTCTGGAGTGGCCTCTTTGATGTGAATGGTAATAGAAAATAGAGAATGTGACCGACTGAATATGAAAAATACAATGAAAAGTAAGAAGAGGGGAGAAAACCAAAACAGATAACGTTTTATAGAAAAAGAGAAACATCACCTAGATTGTTTATTTAGTAAGGTCTCTGCAGTGCGCCGTTTAGCAGAACCTCTTTCTAGGAGAGAGAAGATCTCATCTGCACTTGTTACTATTTCTTCCTCTAAACCCCTTACAAGCACACCACCTTTGCCATCTTCCATCAGAGGTAATGGCTTTTTCTGCTTATCCTCCAAAGTAATTTTCGATAGCTCTTCAGGAGCAAGCAAATCAGTGATTTCCTCATTATACAATTCCAAAAAAGTAACCTTCACACTGTACTCTGCATTTTGGCTCTCTAATGtatcaaatatttgtttgacagcTCTAGGAATGACACCTGCATCCGCAGGTAACTGACCTTTTGGTCCACTCTGAAAGTATGAAACTCAGCAGTTTATCAAATTTGGCTTCAAAAAGAAGATTTGATATCCTTTACAATTGAAGATGAAACTTACTTTAGCCTTTCTACATTCACCTTCCATAGTATATGTTTTCCCGGTGCCTGTTTGGCCATAGGCAAATATAGTGCAATTAAATCCCTCTAAGACCTCATTCACGATTGGAACAACAGCTTGGTCATACAGATCCCTTTGCTTTGCTGAGGGACCAAACacctgagagaaaaaaaaatggcCTACTCAAAACAAGACATGATGTAGTTGAAGAGTAACAAGCATCATAAAGCTACAAAGTACAACGTACAAATTAAGGCGAGCATTTTCAAGCTAACCATGAATTGCTTAAAATTACATAAAATTTCATTTTTATCACTCAGCAATCCATTTGTTTTAGGCCAAAGAACACATAACGGCATCCAACTATCAAATGACGGAAAACAtctcaatttttgaatttttaaaataatttaccaCCTCCAACTAAAAATTGAAAGCCTTCAGCCGCCAGAATCACTTGAAAAGCAATGGATGACCTATGTATGATGATAAACCTTGAAACAGAAAACAACTGATGGCCATAATTACCTGAGAATCAATTCGTATGTGTAGTTAATGGGGCCAGTGAGCAAATGTTTGTCTTACAAGATGAACTTATGTCTATTGCTGATGCTAGGATGACTCCAACTGAGGGATCATTTTAGACACCCAATTTGTGCACCTTTGTTGTACATAACCAAAATAAGATGCAATGTTCAACTTATTTGAACGATGTCAAATATTATGacaagaaatgacaaaaatcTTTAAGAAAATATAAACAAACGGGCAGATCAACCAAGATTACTTGTGTCACTTCAGAAGTTGAATGGTCCTCAGATATCAGATGAAAATTTGGAACCACAGACTAAATCGCACCTTATCAAATGTGAAAACGCGATCGAACTGCTTCCCGGCTATGGTCTGCGTGACGGAGACCTCCCTCTGATAGTCGTTGCAGGTCACAACCTGCGGCGCGTTGTTCCGCAGCTCGTCCTCGTTGAACGGCCTGCAGGCAGATCAGCACGACAAAAAGAACGAAAACCGCTAAACAACCAACGAAAGAACCCTAAAACCACCCACAAGTGAAATCACTCAAGCCATGGCGCCGATGCAGGCCCACATTGGTCACAGAAGCGTAAACCCTAACCCACATTTAGCAGATCGGAGGGCAAAAAAGGGGGTGTGTCGCTGCCGTACCTGCAGCGGAGGAGGACCTGAACGTTGACGGCCTTCTCTTTGTCATGGCGAGATCCCATCTCTGGAAGACTACCGAGAGAGAGATCGAAGCGTCGTTAATGGCGACGCGAGATGGGGGAAAGGATGTGAGGGAGACGCTCGCTCGCTCTCTTTATCGGGGATTAGTATAAGATGGCTTTTGTTGATTTGGTTTGGGGGAAGGGCGGGATTCAAAATGGCGTTCAAAATTTCATCACACTCGATGGAACTACGAGAAGCATCAGCCGTAGGATCCAGCGATGGAGACAGATCTAATGGCCGAGATCGTGAGAGGAGCGCCCCTGTTTGGTCCGTGCGGTTCGAGCTTTACCTTATCGCGCCTCGGCTTCGTGCGGTTTACGAGCTTGGGCAACTCTGGTTCCGTCTTGTTAATCATGACCGTCGGATTATACATGGACGGTGATCACAACTAGCGAATCCGCTCTCGACCCGGATCCGCTAGAACTCGATCCGAACCGATaagatttttttcttccttttttcgtcataaaatattattattagttgGAGTAGGGACGACATGCGATTGAGTTTTTGTTCGAGGGGATCACACATTCATCGAATCATTTTGGATATTCAAGCATACCTCACACACTTAAATTAGattaattatttttgttaataataCATATGAGACAACTGTAGAAAGGAATTAGATACTTAAACGGAATATGTAACGAGTACAAATATTCGagtaatttatttgatttacaTATGGGAACAGTGCATGTGGTCACACctaatttaaattttaacttttattaaatgataattaaatttgaaatattgattactaatatgatattattttcgatcgATTGAGAATCGACATCGACTATCTAAGATGACAAAGCTTTTGTTGGGCACCCAACACCAACAAATATTTCGTCATTAAATCGGTGCTCATAAGAATGAGACTATATAAAGGAGCATTCTCACTTACGAAAGGTaatgaacaaaaaaaaaggaaagcaaagAAAGGTCATAAGCTTTTGACAACAAAGAGCATGTACAGACTCTACTATCAGAGGGGTTTTTGTCAGATGAATCACCGATGTAATCTTTTGGAAGAAACAAGCCCCTTAAACTGAAGGATGAAAATGAAAATGATATACAAACGCTTCTTGTCTACAGAAAAATTGTTCCTTCATTTTATCAGATAAAATTTGATCATATCAATTCCTAAATTAGAATTAAATCTTGATAGAGCGAGTCAAATTCCACCCAAACCAATTTCATTAATGACCAAATGATCATATCACGAAACAAACAACAATAAGAATGTCCGCAGACCTATTGTTTTCTAAGCATCTAAAATAGGTCTACttatataatattatcattaatatttataaaagatAAGTGGTAAACACAAGATTCAAacccagaatcttatgataaattatcaaattctTTATTAACGAAAATAGTTGGCACATAAAAAaggttaataatattttattattatttttaatgaatttttagtgTAATTTGTTGTCATTTTGAGTAACATTTGATTGAAACTTTCCATCCTATTTCTTTAGGAAATAAAGCTTTATATGTAATGTAGCAAACAGTTAGTGATCGACATTGCTCTTccttattgtatgatcaaatggaTCTTAAGTTCCATCGTTACCTTGACATAGAGATGGGCATATTGAAAGACGAATTGTAATTCATTAAATATCTAAGGGAGAATTAACAATAAGGAAGAGTTGCAATGTTCTAACCATTTAAAATCCACTAAATGTTCTCATCATTGAATCGAAATCCAAAGTACGAGACAATATATCTAGTTAAATAAGAACATTTAACATTTATTTGCTCTTGTTAATCCAAGGGTAAACAcgattgtaacaaaagttacgaaTTCAAAATCTcatataataaattttgaaaCTGTCACTAATTTGACTGATCTTTATGGAtttcatcaaaatattcatgAGAGCGAAGGATGATAAGAGAAGCCAAAAATCTTCTCCGCTCGAGAGCAGATTCAAGCTACAGTGGAACACATGAAAACGATTCTGACAGGAAGTGATAGAAATGGTGAATTATGAGACTGAGAAGAGTgtgtagagagagaaagagagagagcccTTTTGATAAAGGTTCTGAAACACATACAGTTTCATTCCTAAACACTTGAAGGAAAACAAATTAACTACATCTCTGACCGGGGCAAGCTCCGATTCATTCTTATAGGAGCTCTTCTtgatttggagagagagagaggatcggAGGGCTCTGGTATCTCATAAAATAATCTAGTCTGAAGGGGCAACAATTTGTATCCGTTATATCAAAaaaagggtttgtgtttaaatagAGACCTGAGCTTTTCAACTAAATGGCAAATGGTAGTCACTACAAAGTACAACAAAGTGTAGATATCTGGTAACATGACCATGAGATCCATCTTAAAATCAGATTGGCTGATCACCAATAGTGAACCCTTGATATCGATATGGCCAAAAGCATCACTAGAATTTAGATACCAATTGGAGTTTGCGAGCTTGGAAGAACTTACAACGGCCTTTACCGCTGGATTCGATATCTTCGCTTTTCCTTTTGTATCCAGTGAAACCAAGATCAGACAACTTTTGCTGGTGTTTACTCCTTCCATTGTTGGGGCAATCTTCATCCATTTTGTCAGACTCCCTAAATGAAGCCAATTCACCAAGTAAAACACTGAGAAAGATCACTCATACTGCAACAACAAAATGAACAAATAACACTGTATATTGACAAACTGCCGCTTGAACATATAATTGAAAAGTTGTTTTTGAATCGATGAAAGAAATTTTCAATTTGATTTTAAGAAAAACTTACCAAACTACTTCAACAAAATCCTTGAAGTAAGGCTTGCATGTTCCCCAACTGAAGCGCACTATTGTTGGAAAACCAAACACCATATGCTTGTGGCAGTCTAACCACGCTTTTGTTTCAGGGTCTGCTCAACAATATTGGTAAAGTCAAAATGCTATTGTGAAAAGGGAAATTCACAAGGGTAACAATCCAGTTCCTTCACCAATTTGTAGAGATACTTGAGTCAATATCACTCCATTCCTCAACAAATCAAAAAGCCCACTGATGACAGTCCTTGGGAAGTCATAAGACAGGTGGGACTGTCATTAATGGATGTTTGAGAAGTCAAATGTGAGAGATGGAGAGTGTATGATGGGGAGACGATGGTCTCATTCCCCATACAAATCAAAGAGGATACTAAACCAATTCTCAAACAAAGCCTGAAAGTTCTACCTCCTGGATAGCCGGATCCAAAGTTTCTTTGCATATTCTCAGCAGTTTCATCAAGGACCCAATTGCGCAATGCTCTATCTCTGGTGACCTGCATTAGCAATGATCAAAACAAGCCCCACATTGATGGTTCATCCTTAATGTTAACATCAATCGAGCTAAAACAAGAACCATGCTGAGGACATGAAAATTTGTGGATTGAGTTCTCACCAAAATTTCAATTGTCATTCATTTCTAAAGCATTAACCCAACCAAACAGGTTTCtaaataaatatctcattcttttTAAACACACAAGAATAGGGAATCCAGCATAGTTCTGCTGTTGTGTTCTGTAGATGGTGCAGATCGGTCTGGTGAGACATGATGCAGGTCGATGACAGCATTGAGCTATTAAATATCAAACTATTTCTGAACCCAGGGCAGCAAAATCCAAAGCATTCTGTATATACCAAACTAAGATCCAAATAACTAGCTCGACAACTTCTCTTAGTTACTGAATGCAACATATCGCTATACCCGACTGAGAGGATCAGATATTAGTGAAGACCTATTAAAGGAATGTTTAGTAAGAAGGAGGCTCATCAGATTCTCATGCTTACCTTGGCAACTATACTAGCACCACTAACAACAGGATAAAGGCTATCAGCTTTCTTGGCCACCACAAATTTTACACCAGGAAAATTTTCAGATAATTTGACTCTATACTTCTCAGCATCTCCAACAGTGTCCACATATaccttgataaaaataaaattcttttaAGTTAATAGAATTGTCTCAGAAAAAAAGAGTCAATTTCATCATTTTCAGGGGATAGATTGGTGTATACTTCACCTCGGTTAATAGAACTCCCATATCAAGAACCCTTTTAACAAGGCCAATAGCTGAATTGTGGGATATCTCATTCAAATTGATTTTTGTCCTGCCAGAAGTGAATGATGTATTGTTACAGAATCCCATAGCTCATTTTCATATGCAGAGTAGTCATCCTACACTGACCTCTTTAACATTTTAGCTGAAAGCTCTCTTGGATCTATGACATCAACTTCCCATCCAATAGAATCATCAGCTTTTATATTCTCAAACAACTCTTCCCTCTTTTCCTCCTTAAGAGTCTTCGAATCTGTGAAAAAGTGAAACAACAAATGAACTGTCCGATGAAGTGACCTTTAATTGGCAAAGTGTACTCTGATTAAGAATATGTCATAAGCCAAATCAACTTGCAACTACACTATCAGTTACTCATGTTGACAcattattttcattacacaaAATAAAACAATGTCACGTACACATCAAACTTCAGTAATTTGACAGATAAAATCTCTTTGTTTGCAAAGCAAAGGACTCGTCAGCCATTCAATAAAGACTATATcttcaaaaggaagaaaaagagaagtgTTAAGTTCCTCCCCAGTGTAACTGTGATTCCAAATCGGTTCTGATTACAATGTTCAAAGGCTAATGCTACTATTTCGGTTATCTACCGAACCTCAACCGCAAAACCCAGATGGACTCTTTTTTTGCAACAAAGATTCAATCTTTCCCAACAAGAGACAAGTCAACATTAAATAATCAAGAACATTGAACAATCAGTAGAAGATGCTAAGGATTTGAACCTGCAAAGTTCAACGTGGCGAGGGTCTTCTGGTACGAGAGCGTGCAGTACAAGCATCCATACACCATGGGACCTGAAGCACAACAAGAGAGTCGAAGTAAGAATCAAGCAGGCGAAAGTAAACGGAAGGAAAAGAAATGCAGGAATGGTACCCAAAACAGGGCCTCTCCCGGCTTCGTCAATGCCCATGATGCAGGGCTTCGATGCCCATTTGGGCAATGGTGCAGAACTCATCCCCCCCTCTCCACCAATCTCTCAATGGCCTGCCCTCCAACACAAAACCACGCTCCgcagcaacaagaagaagaacaagaacccAAATTGCTGCTCCCGCCTACAAAAGCCATGATCCAGTTAGTTCCCTTTCTCTATTTCCTTACCCACATAATTGGACAACATAATATGGTAAGGCTGTTTTTAGCAGAAAGTAGAGTGTTTGGGACATGTGAAACCACAGCTAAGGCAAGCATTTTCAAGCTAATCATCAATTGTTTGGAATTACctaatatttcatttttatcactCAGCAAACCATTTGATCTAAGACCAAACAATGCATAAGGGGCCTAAGCTCTCAAGccacaatctccagcaaataaagGAAAATGCTTTCAATTTTTGAGTTTTCAATAGAATTTATCACCTCCAATTATCAGAATTAAAGACTTGTACTTCAAAGTTTGAACTAAAGAAGCAAAATTGTTTTCACATAAACTGAAAGCCTTCAGCTGCCAGAACCACTAGAAAAGCAATGGTTAGCCTTTATGTCATGATAAGCCTTGAAACAGAAAACATTCAAAGGCCATAATTATCTCAGAATTACTTCATGTGTGCCAGTTAATGGATCCAGAGAGCAAATGTTTTGTCATACAAGATGAACTTATGTATATTGCCAATGTTAGGATGACTCCATCAAAGGGATCATTTTAGACACCCAATTTGTGTACCTTTATTGTATGTAGTCAAAACAATATGTAATGTTCCACTTAGTTTAGCAATATCAAATGCTATGACAAAGATCTTGATAGAAAAATAGTAACAAAGGGCAGATCAACCAAGATTACTTGTGTCACTTCAGAAGTTGAAATGTTGTCTAGCATCACACCATCACACACCTACGAGATTTCAAAATCGAACAAAAATTTGGACCCAGAGACTAAACAGCACCTTATCAAATGTGAAAACCCAATTGAACTACTTCCCCGCGATGATCTATGTGACCGAGACCTCCCTCGAATAGTCATTGCAGGTCACAACTTGCGACACGTTGTTTCGCAGCTCGTCCTCGTTGGACGACCTGCAAGCAAATCGGcacaacaaaaagaaagaaaaccacTAAATAAACAAAGAACGAACTGTAAAATCGGCCACAAACTGAAATCACACAGAACACACCACCCAGATCAGCTACCAAATCGTAAACCCTAACCCTTATCTAGCAGACAAGAGGGCAACAAAGGGCGTATCGTTGACGTTGACAGCCTTTTCTTTCCCGTGACAATATCCCATCCCTAGAAGATCAGAGCGAGAGAGACAGAGATCAAAGTTTTGTTAATGGCGACGCAAAAAGGGGAAAAAGATGGGAGGGAGCGGCTCGCTTGCTCACTCGTGCTCTCTTAAGAATGGGCGTTCAAAATTTCATCACACGCGATGGAACCCCGAGAACTATCAATCGTTGGATGCCGCGATCGAGCCAGATTTAACGACTGAGATCATGAGAGGAGCATCCTAGTTTCATCCTGCCGGTGCGAGCCTAGGATGCGGGGTTGGGCTCCTCTGATTCTATCTGGTAATTCATGACCGTCCGATTAGATGTTGACGGTGATCACGAATAGCGAACCCTGCCTCGAACCAAGTCCGCTCTGACTCGATCCGACCTGATAATGATTTTAGTCATCATTAAACCAACTAATTAAAGTGAGGGTTTGACATATatctttcataaaaatatatatattcataaattaaatataaatatttattaaattatttaaattaatatatataagaCAAGCAAAATTAGAAAAGTAGATACTCAAACTAAATATGATGGGTACAAATACTCGAGATATTAATCAGATTTATATATGAGTACAGTGCATGCGATCACatctaattttattaaataataaattaaattaaaactattaATTACTAAGTTAggattaaatcatgataaagcgAGTCAAGTGGATCGATGACCCAATGATTGTATTGTGTTTTTTTTAATTGAGCTTCTAAATAAGTTAAATCATGTTTTAATtatcaattatttttaataatattttgttgAAGATTTTTTACCCAATTTCTTTTAAGACGAGTGTTTTGCTTATGTGAATGTATGAGTAAGTATAAAAATCGTGATTATGTTATTATTacgtaaaaaaattaatattaaaaattaaaattaaataataatatattaaatttataatatgtaCCTTTTGATGCTACTCAAAGAGTCTTTATCTAATCTGCAAGTGTATCGTCATCGGATTC
Protein-coding sequences here:
- the LOC104000240 gene encoding kinesin-like protein KIN-5C, with the translated sequence MGSRHDKEKAVNVQVLLRCRPFNEDELRNNAPQVVTCNDYQREVSVTQTIAGKQFDRVFTFDKVFGPSAKQRDLYDQAVVPIVNEVLEGFNCTIFAYGQTGTGKTYTMEGECRKAKSGPKGQLPADAGVIPRAVKQIFDTLESQNAEYSVKVTFLELYNEEITDLLAPEELSKITLEDKQKKPLPLMEDGKGGVLVRGLEEEIVTSADEIFSLLERGSAKRRTAETLLNKQSSRSHSLFSITIHIKEATPEGEELIKCGKLNLVDLAGSENISRSGARDGRAREAGEINKSLLTLGRVITALVEHLGHIPYRDSKLTRLLRDSLGGRTKTCIIATVSPSVHCLEETLSTLDYAHRAKNIKNRPEVNQKLMKSTLIKDLYGEIDRLKAEVYAAREKVGVYIPKERYYQEESERKAMAEQIEQMSVVIETGQKRLDDLQGKYDAELEHSVESNQKLLATEKQLEHTSKLLASATEELKQTKYALTEKDYIILQQRKAENALAHQASVLRSDLEKSVQDNASLYSKIAREDKLNATNRSVVNNFQAELAGKIGVLCNTITLSTKQQNEYLQTVEKLCQSCLDFHDKAALELRKKVLASKSLFLSHIEAVQNVVRLHKAGSTAGLEEMSSMISANCCSFDQLLALGEGEADQIFCDLEKKLSEHRGEIAHFTHELRERFNTSLIRVKEFSQFIHELLEKFGEEKKKLHAHSSRVHEAHAKCIGEFQKAYEEQSKVEQDKLLSEITNLVSSHMRRQKDLVDVRLATLEEAALENKETAEKLTSMLDVVNSDVKRKWEEFYKQAEHDFTDGSNFSAAKHCRMELELQQCVSIVDVASQQWKKTHASVNELSSKHAAEMDVHIRTAIDVNEQHDVDVASARDAAADAAAKSSADIIQYCEGAMDHDRKRAQEVTVAVETHAMAIRELQEEHAVQAAEINKQAENTFQHNFTDYEPTGETPVRSEPDVPSKGMIECLRAMPMETLLEDFRENHPYESSKESKPSLIPRSPLAQRN
- the LOC135605234 gene encoding ribonuclease H2 subunit A-like isoform X1, encoding MSSAPLPKWASKPCIMGIDEAGRGPVLGPMVYGCLYCTLSYQKTLATLNFADSKTLKEEKREELFENIKADDSIGWEVDVIDPRELSAKMLKRTKINLNEISHNSAIGLVKRVLDMGVLLTEVYVDTVGDAEKYRVKLSENFPGVKFVVAKKADSLYPVVSGASIVAKVTRDRALRNWVLDETAENMQRNFGSGYPGDPETKAWLDCHKHMVFGFPTIVRFSWGTCKPYFKDFVEVVWESDKMDEDCPNNGRSKHQQKLSDLGFTGYKRKSEDIESSGKGRCKFFQARKLQLVSKF
- the LOC135605234 gene encoding ribonuclease H2 subunit A-like isoform X2; its protein translation is MSSAPLPKWASKPCIMGIDEAGRGPVLGPMVYGCLYCTLSYQKTLATLNFADSKTLKEEKREELFENIKADDSIGWEVDVIDPRELSAKMLKRTKINLNEISHNSAIGLVKRVLDMGVLLTEVYVDTVGDAEKYRVKLSENFPGVKFVVAKKADSLYPVVSGASIVAKVTRDRALRNWVLDETAENMQRNFGSGYPGDPETKAWLDCHKHMVFGFPTIVRFSWGTCKPYFKDFVEVVCMSDLSQCFTW